TCTCGAAACTGTCGCAGCACATCGTGCTCACGCGCTCGCGCAATGCGCGCGATGTCTTCTTCCTGCGCGGGGAAACGTATTCCGGGCTTGCGCGCTACTACGAAGGATTGCCGGGCGACCCGCTCGCAGGGATGGCCAAGCTCAGCCACGGCCAAGGGTTGATGCACCTGGCCCGCGAGCGCTTCGGCGCGGGAGCCCTCCTGTTTCTCGACGAGCCGGAGGACGGGCTCTCCGTCCTCGCCCAGCTCGAGCTTCTGGGGATCCTGTGGCATCTTGCCGACCGGGGCTCCCAAATCATCATGTCCACCCACTCCCCCGTCCTCCTCGGCATCCCCGGTGCGCAACTGCTCGAAGTCGGGGCGAGGGGGATCGCGCCAACCGCGTTCGAAGAGTCTGAAGCGGTGAGAGCGTGGGAGGAATTCATCACCGACCCTGTCGGAACCGCGAGCTTTCTGGTGAAGCCGTGAGGCCGTTCATCAAAGCCGTCAGCCTCCGCGACGAACTCCGGGCCACGGGGTGGGTGCTCGAAATACCTGCCGTCGCGCATCTCTTGCGCCGCGGCCGCC
This window of the Corynebacterium qintianiae genome carries:
- a CDS encoding AAA family ATPase — translated: MFVDKVRVEGVPSGYLAALPAVRSLSDAPLTLTRPVTVFTGENGAGKSTLVEALAVAAGANPEGGSRNAQFTTSVDPVSKLSQHIVLTRSRNARDVFFLRGETYSGLARYYEGLPGDPLAGMAKLSHGQGLMHLARERFGAGALLFLDEPEDGLSVLAQLELLGILWHLADRGSQIIMSTHSPVLLGIPGAQLLEVGARGIAPTAFEESEAVRAWEEFITDPVGTASFLVKP